The following are encoded in a window of Capricornis sumatraensis isolate serow.1 chromosome 7, serow.2, whole genome shotgun sequence genomic DNA:
- the MAD2L1 gene encoding mitotic spindle assembly checkpoint protein MAD2A, translating to MALQLSREQGITLRGSAEIVAEFFSFGINSILYQRGIYPSETFTRVQKYGLTLLVTTDPELIKYLNNVVDQLKEWLYKCSVQKLVVVISNIESGEVLERWQFDIECDKTAKDDSAPREKSQKAIQDEIRSVIRQITATVTFLPLLEVSCSFDLLIYTDKDLVVPEKWEESGPQFITNSEQVRLRSFTTTIHKVNSMVAYKIPVND from the exons ATGGCGCTGCAACTCTCCCGGGAGCAAGGCATCACCTTGCGCGGGAGCGCCGAGATCGTGGCCGAGTTCTTCT CATTTGGTATCAACAGTATTTTATATCAGCGTGGCATATATCCATCGGAAACCTTTACTCGAGTGCAGAAATATGGACTCACCTTGCTTGTAACTACTGATCCTGAGCTCATAAAATACCTAAATAATGTGGTGGATCAACTAAAAG AATGGTTATACAAGTGTTCAGTTCAGAAGCTGGTGGTCGTCATCTCAAATATTGAAAGTGGGGAGGTCCTTGAAAGATGGCAGTTTGATATTGAGTGTGACAAGACTGCAAAAGATGACAG TGCACCCAGAGAAAAGTCTCAGAAAGCTATCCAAGATGAAATCCGTTCAGTGATCAGACAGATCACAGCTACAGTAACATTTCTGCCACTGTTGGAAGTTTCTT GTTCATTTGATCTCCTCATTTATACAGACAAAGATCTGGTTGTACCTGAAAAATGGGAAGAGTCGGGACCACAGTTCATTACCAATTCTGAGCAAGTTCGTCTTCGTTCATTTACTACTACAATTCACAAAGTAAATAGCATGGTAGCCTACAAAATTCCTGTcaatgactga